A stretch of the Teredinibacter haidensis genome encodes the following:
- a CDS encoding chemotaxis protein CheW codes for MSEGESKVAVISSNTEIACLLVPLLDNTLILPTVSVAEMASMQPIGSLENSPPWLLGFYEWRNTKVPVISYEGISGGPVTPLNPQGRMAVLNNTGVNSELPFIAIPTQGIPRMVRVAEADISENTDRNARPYDDMQVKVGLEEFTLPDVTALEQACIDSGVVI; via the coding sequence ATGAGTGAAGGTGAAAGTAAGGTCGCTGTTATTTCGAGCAATACAGAAATTGCCTGTCTGCTAGTTCCTCTGCTGGACAATACATTAATTTTACCAACGGTGTCGGTGGCGGAAATGGCGTCCATGCAACCTATTGGCTCGCTTGAAAATTCACCCCCCTGGCTCCTGGGTTTTTACGAATGGCGCAACACCAAGGTACCGGTTATTTCTTATGAGGGTATCAGTGGTGGCCCGGTGACACCTCTGAATCCTCAGGGGCGAATGGCGGTGTTAAACAACACCGGCGTTAATTCCGAGTTGCCCTTTATTGCTATACCGACTCAAGGCATTCCGCGTATGGTTCGTGTGGCGGAGGCTGATATTTCTGAAAATACAGATCGTAATGCGCGGCCCTATGATGATATGCAGGTAAAGGTTGGCCTGGAAGAATTTACCCTGCCCGATGTGACGGCGTTAGAACAGGCATGCATTGATTCGGGCGTGGTAATTTAA
- a CDS encoding Hpt domain-containing protein, producing the protein MGDKRNFAALDWVVGEISETLKDAHQALEAFVEDPRDSTRIRFCLTHIHQVHGSLQMVEFHGASLLAEEMEQLAQALMDNQVTSVPEAQEVLMRSLLQLPIYLDRIRGQKEDNPGLVLPLLNDLRAVRNQSYLSETNLFAPNLQIVKELYGSRHPITQDKAKLAQVLKKLREMYQFAAASVLREIKVEENLNYLDKVFSRMEALTQGTACFPMWEVSAALIEGLLRGDIELSVAVRGLLRHLARELRVLGEKAPGALDFMPRENLLKNLLYYVARAESGGKKVNRVKQRYSLSEALLDGVSIGDEGSSDSLSAPDPEAIRSVVVALNDEINSIKNVLDLSLSGHGSPEDLKEVLPIVKRVADTLAVLGIGDLRKQVNIQAAMLEELSQQNSFDEARLLDVAGKIIEIEHRLEAIAKVVGTNRDLASVNEREVEIDQAKVTVLKECQHGLEQAKDAIVEYISSKWDKSHLLNVGSLLHNIRGGLDMIPLPRPAAILGSCSLYIQEQLLNREGQPGWEALDTLADAIASLEYYLERLLGDMEEDTESLLDVAESSVATLGYPIDGSGVTANAPVDTVEPPQVDEIQEIIAAPPAPTEESVFTAEPVTEEPTAEEPMAEELPVSGAAPELEVLDGQTAPVASVEEFTAPAEVSLAQISIDDDAEESDIDDEIIEIFIEEAGEVKETLDEYVPQWKANQQDQDALVVIRRAFHTLKGSGRMVEAFDIGELAWTIENMLNRILDNSIRAEAAHSHVIDLAINLLPSMIDDFAAKRRCSQKALAEQYMAWAKSLSEGKTPPELAAVPAGESIPLPDLNAQAPAAEPVSESNPVVAETEEPQAELEDDEDFVLLEIFSSEAAGHLATMEAFIAQMEEESPLYGPPSDDFQRALHTLKGSAKMAQVLPIAGIAEPLEAFAKELITYQVDINADILQLYRDAVSYTREALGRIDARRTLEIPKQEQFVARTAELRELAVGHLIRLKEMEKDGQQKVDPRLLSIFMAEEMNLLLDAEQIIGDWQASGDSRGHIEPVVRELSTLGTGAQQANLPDMAGLSAQLCKLYEQYQAGQLEANDDFFTLLGAGHNALLDMVDAVAAGQNVVPPSEETTSALASLIYSGSRVTERTDDVSGAETEIITTDEPFSVSEEAENEISSLGEEAVEEAILNSIVEEIVEPEQLWGESAVEAEEESPLELEFGDDEPLQPGEDADELLDEEQSFSSDEHTSEQQMVDGFVEGADGIVTEELEDVLVVAEELAPTEELPDEEHGLSSEDHSSGLKVANGFVEDAGSIVTDGSEDLFVVENLVSGEEQGSLDTIEALPDEEHGLSSDDNSSELQMANGFVEGTDGSEDLLVTEALVVDPAPTEEQDLLGTTEEQGASESDAVVEFEPEEPAFVSPNTPESQPAAEVEPEVTPSWKTIPGLLDNIDTSHEDYDEDIVDIFLEEANELIEELDESVHSWESDWSDDSRPEQIKRVLHTLKGGARLAGMANLGELTHEYESFLIATDLSDLNDGFFHKMHSYQDRVLSGVRGIENFVAQGGASATAAPAEISGDAELDAPIAQTEGIADQQPENSAAEAGQESNVLPFMPRPKSAAEASPGEFNMPAVKTGGGEQALVSKQTGPQEVVKVSSDLLEELVNLAGETSINRSRIEQQVSDFSHSLEDIDSTIARLQEQLRRLDIETEAQVLFRQEQMAEHEDFDPLEMDRYSQLQQLSRSLIESASDLVDLRQTLTDNIRDTETLLLQQSRINTTLQEGLMRSRMVPFSRLVPRLRRIVRQVAGELGKNVSFELDNIEGELDRSVLERLVPPLEHMLRNAVDHGIELPEKRIDAAKPETGRIVLTLGREGGDVLLRLADDGRGVDLRRVREKAIERGLMAADAELSDFDIMQFVLHAGFSTAETVTQISGRGVGMDVVTSEIKAMGGSVLINSEWGRGTEVIIRLPFTVSVNRALMVEIGLDNYAIPLNTIEGIVRVSPFELEHYYSSEDARFEYAGENYQVRYLGTMLNADIQAKLEGQALPLPVLLVRSAESTMAIQVDNLLGSREVVVKSLGSQFSSVQGLSGATLMGDGSVVVILDPHALVRKEIANANIIELDGVAALKADEVPEEVVKTIMVVDDSVTVRKVTSRFLEREGFNVMTAKDGVDALRTLQDELPDLMLLDIEMPRMDGFEVAKNIRTTSRWKHLPIIMITSRTGDKHREHAMELGVNKYMGKPYQEDMLLEGINDLLAKAEKG; encoded by the coding sequence ATGGGTGATAAACGTAATTTTGCAGCGTTGGATTGGGTTGTTGGGGAGATCAGTGAAACTCTCAAAGATGCCCACCAAGCGTTAGAAGCTTTTGTGGAAGACCCAAGGGATTCCACACGCATACGTTTCTGCCTGACTCATATCCACCAAGTGCATGGCAGTCTGCAAATGGTTGAGTTCCACGGGGCATCATTGCTGGCTGAAGAAATGGAGCAGCTGGCACAGGCACTGATGGACAATCAGGTTACCAGTGTGCCCGAAGCGCAGGAAGTACTGATGCGCTCGCTGCTGCAGTTGCCTATTTATCTCGATCGTATCCGAGGGCAAAAAGAAGATAATCCCGGGTTGGTTCTGCCTTTACTTAACGACTTGCGTGCAGTGCGCAATCAAAGCTACCTCAGTGAAACCAATCTGTTTGCTCCCAACCTGCAGATTGTTAAAGAGCTCTATGGTAGCCGGCACCCCATTACCCAAGACAAGGCCAAACTCGCACAGGTTTTGAAAAAACTCAGGGAGATGTACCAGTTTGCCGCCGCAAGCGTACTACGGGAAATTAAAGTTGAGGAGAACCTCAACTATCTAGACAAAGTATTCAGCCGAATGGAAGCCCTTACTCAGGGAACGGCGTGTTTTCCCATGTGGGAAGTGTCAGCGGCCCTGATTGAAGGCCTGTTGCGCGGTGATATTGAATTGAGCGTTGCCGTTCGTGGGTTGCTTCGCCACCTGGCTCGGGAGCTGCGCGTTTTGGGGGAGAAAGCCCCGGGTGCATTGGATTTTATGCCCCGCGAAAACCTGCTGAAAAATTTGTTGTACTACGTTGCCAGAGCAGAGAGCGGCGGCAAAAAAGTTAATCGTGTAAAACAGCGATACAGTTTGTCTGAAGCTTTGCTAGACGGTGTCAGTATCGGCGATGAGGGCTCCAGTGATTCCCTCTCTGCGCCAGATCCCGAAGCGATTCGTTCAGTGGTTGTGGCCCTCAATGATGAGATCAACTCCATCAAGAATGTGCTCGACCTTTCTCTATCGGGCCACGGTTCACCGGAAGATTTAAAAGAAGTCTTGCCTATCGTTAAGCGTGTAGCCGACACGCTTGCGGTGCTGGGTATTGGTGATCTGCGCAAACAGGTCAATATTCAAGCCGCCATGCTGGAAGAACTCAGTCAGCAGAATAGTTTTGATGAAGCTCGGCTATTGGATGTGGCCGGTAAAATAATAGAAATCGAACACCGTCTCGAAGCGATCGCCAAGGTTGTGGGCACCAACCGAGATCTGGCCAGTGTCAACGAGCGTGAAGTAGAGATCGACCAGGCTAAAGTCACAGTACTTAAAGAATGTCAGCATGGCCTGGAGCAGGCGAAAGATGCCATTGTCGAATATATTTCTTCCAAATGGGATAAAAGCCACCTGCTAAATGTGGGTAGCCTGTTACACAATATTCGCGGTGGTTTGGATATGATTCCACTGCCGCGCCCGGCTGCGATACTGGGATCTTGTAGTTTGTATATTCAGGAACAGTTATTGAATCGCGAAGGACAGCCGGGTTGGGAAGCATTGGATACCCTGGCCGATGCGATTGCCAGCCTGGAGTATTACCTTGAGCGCTTGTTGGGTGATATGGAGGAAGATACCGAATCGCTTCTGGATGTGGCTGAAAGCAGCGTTGCAACTCTGGGTTACCCTATCGATGGAAGTGGTGTTACCGCCAATGCACCGGTAGATACGGTTGAACCGCCTCAGGTTGATGAGATACAAGAAATTATCGCGGCTCCGCCCGCTCCGACGGAAGAGTCGGTTTTTACTGCAGAACCCGTTACAGAGGAGCCCACTGCAGAAGAGCCCATGGCCGAAGAGTTGCCGGTATCAGGTGCTGCACCTGAGCTGGAAGTGCTCGACGGTCAAACTGCGCCAGTGGCCTCAGTTGAAGAATTTACGGCTCCTGCAGAGGTATCTCTTGCCCAAATCAGTATCGATGACGACGCTGAAGAAAGTGATATCGACGATGAAATTATCGAAATTTTTATCGAAGAAGCGGGTGAAGTAAAAGAAACGCTAGACGAGTACGTTCCTCAGTGGAAAGCTAACCAGCAAGACCAGGACGCCCTGGTGGTTATCCGCCGAGCTTTCCATACCCTAAAAGGTAGCGGCCGTATGGTCGAAGCTTTTGATATTGGTGAGTTGGCCTGGACTATCGAAAATATGCTTAACCGCATTCTCGATAATAGTATTCGCGCCGAGGCGGCCCACAGTCACGTTATCGATTTGGCTATTAATCTACTGCCTTCGATGATTGACGATTTTGCTGCCAAGCGTCGTTGCTCACAAAAGGCCTTGGCCGAGCAGTATATGGCTTGGGCGAAATCCCTTTCTGAGGGAAAAACTCCCCCAGAGCTGGCAGCCGTGCCAGCGGGAGAGTCTATTCCGCTTCCCGATCTTAATGCTCAAGCGCCTGCCGCTGAGCCTGTTAGCGAAAGCAATCCCGTGGTTGCGGAGACAGAAGAGCCTCAAGCCGAGCTTGAAGATGATGAAGATTTCGTACTTCTGGAAATCTTTTCTTCTGAAGCGGCGGGACACTTGGCTACCATGGAAGCCTTTATTGCCCAAATGGAAGAGGAATCCCCTCTCTACGGGCCGCCCAGTGATGACTTCCAGCGTGCGCTGCATACCTTGAAGGGCAGTGCCAAAATGGCGCAGGTACTTCCAATTGCAGGTATTGCCGAGCCACTGGAAGCTTTTGCTAAAGAGCTTATTACATACCAGGTTGATATCAACGCAGACATCTTGCAGTTATATCGCGATGCGGTGAGCTACACGCGCGAGGCTTTGGGTCGTATCGACGCTCGCCGGACACTTGAAATTCCCAAGCAGGAACAGTTTGTCGCGCGCACCGCAGAGTTACGTGAACTGGCGGTCGGGCACCTCATTCGTCTTAAAGAGATGGAAAAAGACGGTCAGCAGAAGGTTGATCCTCGCTTACTCTCCATCTTTATGGCAGAGGAAATGAATCTGCTGCTGGATGCGGAACAGATAATTGGCGACTGGCAGGCCAGTGGAGATAGTCGTGGTCATATTGAGCCTGTGGTGCGGGAGCTTTCCACCCTGGGAACGGGCGCTCAGCAGGCCAACCTACCGGATATGGCTGGCCTGAGCGCACAGCTGTGTAAACTATATGAGCAGTACCAAGCCGGTCAATTGGAAGCCAATGACGACTTTTTTACTCTCCTTGGCGCCGGACACAATGCGTTGTTGGATATGGTCGATGCCGTAGCTGCAGGCCAAAATGTTGTACCGCCATCGGAAGAGACTACTTCTGCATTGGCCTCGCTGATTTACAGTGGCTCCAGAGTGACGGAACGTACTGACGATGTATCGGGAGCAGAAACCGAGATCATAACAACGGATGAGCCTTTTTCGGTCAGCGAAGAGGCTGAAAACGAAATATCCAGTCTGGGTGAAGAGGCGGTTGAGGAAGCGATTCTTAATTCAATCGTTGAAGAGATTGTCGAGCCGGAGCAGCTGTGGGGTGAATCCGCAGTAGAAGCTGAAGAAGAGTCTCCCCTCGAGCTAGAGTTTGGTGACGACGAACCGTTGCAGCCTGGGGAAGATGCTGATGAACTTCTAGACGAAGAGCAAAGTTTCTCCAGCGATGAACATACCTCAGAGCAGCAAATGGTTGACGGGTTTGTCGAAGGCGCCGATGGTATTGTTACAGAAGAATTAGAAGATGTCCTAGTCGTAGCAGAAGAGCTTGCGCCAACCGAGGAGCTTCCAGATGAAGAGCACGGTCTCTCCAGTGAAGATCATTCGTCAGGGCTGAAAGTTGCGAACGGTTTTGTCGAAGACGCCGGTAGCATTGTTACAGACGGATCAGAAGACTTATTTGTAGTGGAAAACCTCGTGTCAGGTGAGGAGCAGGGCAGCCTCGATACGATAGAAGCGCTTCCAGATGAAGAGCATGGTCTCTCCAGCGATGATAATTCGTCAGAGCTGCAAATGGCGAACGGTTTTGTCGAAGGCACCGATGGATCAGAAGACCTCCTTGTAACAGAGGCGCTTGTGGTAGACCCTGCGCCAACTGAGGAGCAGGACCTTCTCGGCACGACAGAAGAGCAGGGGGCGTCGGAGTCTGACGCCGTCGTTGAATTTGAACCGGAAGAGCCTGCGTTCGTGTCGCCAAACACTCCGGAGAGTCAGCCAGCTGCTGAAGTTGAGCCGGAAGTGACCCCGAGCTGGAAGACCATCCCGGGCCTACTGGACAATATTGACACAAGCCATGAAGACTACGACGAGGATATTGTCGACATCTTTTTGGAGGAAGCGAACGAGCTGATCGAAGAACTGGATGAGTCGGTTCATAGCTGGGAATCTGACTGGTCCGATGATTCCAGGCCAGAGCAGATCAAACGCGTATTGCATACTCTCAAAGGTGGCGCTCGTTTGGCGGGAATGGCCAATCTCGGTGAGCTTACCCACGAATATGAAAGCTTCCTGATCGCCACTGACCTCAGTGATTTGAACGATGGCTTCTTCCACAAGATGCACAGTTACCAGGATAGAGTGCTCAGTGGTGTTCGTGGCATTGAGAACTTTGTAGCGCAGGGTGGCGCCAGTGCGACAGCCGCGCCGGCAGAAATTTCCGGTGATGCTGAGCTGGACGCCCCGATTGCTCAAACCGAGGGAATCGCTGATCAACAACCAGAAAATAGTGCGGCAGAAGCAGGTCAGGAATCCAATGTTCTGCCCTTTATGCCTCGACCTAAATCCGCCGCTGAGGCAAGCCCTGGTGAATTTAACATGCCGGCGGTTAAAACAGGTGGTGGTGAGCAGGCACTCGTAAGCAAGCAAACCGGGCCACAAGAGGTCGTTAAAGTCTCGTCCGACCTGTTGGAAGAATTGGTAAACCTTGCGGGTGAAACCTCCATTAACCGTTCGCGTATCGAGCAACAGGTCAGCGACTTCTCTCATTCACTGGAAGATATCGATTCCACCATTGCCCGTTTACAGGAGCAGTTGCGCAGGCTAGATATTGAAACCGAAGCCCAGGTGCTCTTTCGCCAGGAGCAGATGGCGGAACACGAAGATTTCGACCCTTTGGAGATGGATCGCTACTCGCAATTACAGCAGCTCTCCCGCTCACTAATTGAGTCTGCGTCCGACTTGGTGGATCTGCGCCAAACCCTGACCGACAACATCCGCGATACCGAAACTCTGTTACTGCAACAGTCACGTATTAACACCACTCTACAGGAGGGTTTGATGCGTTCACGCATGGTACCTTTCTCTCGTTTGGTACCGCGCCTGCGCCGGATTGTTCGCCAGGTTGCGGGTGAGCTGGGCAAGAATGTCAGCTTCGAGCTGGACAATATTGAAGGTGAACTAGACCGTTCCGTGCTGGAGCGTCTGGTACCGCCATTGGAACACATGCTGCGCAATGCTGTGGATCACGGTATTGAACTGCCGGAAAAACGCATAGACGCCGCTAAACCCGAAACCGGTCGAATTGTCTTAACGCTGGGTCGCGAAGGTGGCGATGTTCTTCTGCGTTTGGCTGATGATGGTCGTGGTGTGGATTTGCGTCGTGTACGTGAAAAGGCGATCGAGCGTGGTTTGATGGCCGCGGATGCAGAGCTGAGCGATTTCGATATCATGCAGTTTGTACTGCACGCTGGTTTCAGTACTGCGGAAACGGTCACCCAGATCTCAGGCCGCGGTGTAGGTATGGACGTTGTAACGTCCGAGATCAAAGCCATGGGCGGTTCAGTGCTGATCAACTCCGAATGGGGGCGTGGCACTGAAGTTATTATTCGACTACCGTTTACCGTATCGGTTAATCGCGCGCTGATGGTTGAAATAGGTCTGGATAACTACGCGATTCCGCTGAACACCATTGAAGGTATTGTGCGTGTTAGTCCATTTGAGCTGGAACACTATTATTCTAGTGAAGATGCCCGCTTTGAATATGCCGGGGAAAACTACCAAGTGCGCTATCTGGGGACAATGCTCAACGCGGATATTCAGGCCAAACTGGAAGGTCAGGCATTGCCTCTTCCCGTGTTATTGGTGCGCTCCGCAGAAAGTACCATGGCCATTCAAGTGGATAACCTCTTAGGTAGCCGTGAAGTGGTTGTAAAGAGCCTGGGCTCGCAATTCAGTTCTGTGCAGGGGCTTTCGGGTGCTACTCTTATGGGTGACGGGAGTGTGGTTGTTATTCTCGACCCCCATGCATTGGTGCGTAAAGAAATTGCCAATGCCAATATTATTGAGTTGGACGGAGTAGCCGCTCTGAAGGCCGATGAAGTGCCGGAAGAGGTTGTTAAGACTATTATGGTCGTCGATGACTCGGTAACGGTACGCAAGGTGACATCACGCTTTTTAGAACGTGAAGGCTTTAATGTGATGACCGCCAAAGATGGTGTGGACGCACTGCGAACACTTCAGGATGAACTGCCAGATCTTATGCTGCTGGATATTGAAATGCCGCGTATGGATGGTTTTGAAGTCGCGAAAAATATTCGCACGACTAGTCGATGGAAGCACTTACCTATCATTATGATTACCTCTCGAACCGGTGATAAACATCGGGAGCATGCGATGGAACTGGGGGTGAATAAATATATGGGTAAACCCTATCAGGAGGATATGTTGCTCGAAGGAATAAACGATCTTTTGGCTAAAGCCGAAAAGGGCTAG
- a CDS encoding LacI family DNA-binding transcriptional regulator — MKENRPTSFDIAFLAGVSQPTVSRALRNSSLVSKQTRDKIQEIARQLNYKVDINARNLRSKTTKTLALLFCEDPGTGTSLINPFFLSMLGSITKASATRGYDLLISFQQDSDDWQADFEDTHKADGIIFLGYGDYTTYIEKISGLHKMNAHFITWGPVVEGQAGYFIGCDNENGCYTAVTHLLESGRSKIAFLGGITEDSPEFQARYHGYCRAIKERGLAVNKRLQIYAQTTETSGFAAAQQLLSSGEKFDAIAGASDLIAIGAMKALQEAQLLIPQQIAVVGFDDIPIADFASPPLTTIQQDTQLAGQLLVDNLIKVIEGESISQQKIAGKLIVRESCGAKCGGRSCVAKA; from the coding sequence TTGAAAGAAAATAGACCCACGTCATTTGATATTGCCTTTCTCGCCGGTGTATCGCAGCCAACCGTTTCTCGTGCGCTTCGAAACAGCTCGCTGGTGAGTAAACAAACGCGAGACAAAATTCAGGAAATTGCTCGACAGCTAAATTACAAAGTTGATATCAACGCACGCAACCTGCGATCAAAAACCACAAAAACCCTCGCGCTACTGTTTTGTGAAGACCCGGGTACCGGAACGTCTTTAATTAACCCTTTCTTCTTATCCATGCTGGGAAGCATTACTAAGGCCTCGGCGACTCGCGGCTATGATTTGCTTATTTCTTTTCAGCAGGACAGTGATGATTGGCAAGCTGATTTTGAAGATACTCATAAGGCCGACGGGATTATTTTCCTTGGTTATGGTGACTACACCACCTACATCGAAAAAATATCGGGCCTTCATAAAATGAACGCCCATTTTATTACTTGGGGCCCTGTGGTTGAGGGGCAGGCTGGCTACTTTATCGGTTGTGATAACGAAAATGGCTGCTACACAGCGGTAACACATTTGCTGGAATCTGGGCGCTCTAAAATCGCTTTTCTGGGCGGTATAACGGAAGATTCCCCCGAATTTCAGGCACGCTATCACGGCTATTGTCGCGCTATAAAAGAGCGTGGTTTAGCGGTTAACAAGCGCTTACAGATTTATGCGCAAACAACAGAAACGTCGGGTTTTGCAGCCGCGCAGCAATTGCTCAGTAGTGGTGAAAAATTTGATGCGATTGCAGGTGCGAGCGATCTGATTGCCATCGGGGCGATGAAAGCGTTGCAGGAAGCCCAGTTATTAATTCCGCAACAGATAGCTGTTGTCGGTTTTGATGATATACCGATAGCGGATTTTGCCAGCCCACCGCTGACAACTATCCAGCAGGATACGCAATTGGCCGGACAGTTACTGGTGGATAATCTTATTAAAGTGATAGAAGGTGAATCGATCAGCCAGCAAAAAATTGCCGGAAAATTAATTGTGCGGGAATCGTGTGGTGCCAAATGTGGTGGTAGGAGCTGCGTCGCAAAAGCCTAA
- a CDS encoding chemotaxis protein CheB, with protein sequence MQALTFGLLAETSAQLEDLTDLVKRSGHDIALSIKASSGCLDKVRNVDAWVVRLDLQHDKSEHLMEILESFDVPVIYDDIESYNELGVIERVTRFSSKIQLCAGTSAPQGLSKPREIWVLAASTGGPEAVGRFLKHIPEHMDGVAFLYVQHINPEITRTLQKALLRNTCWAVLECERSQTMVEKCIYLVSPAHQIDLYETRVIAPIPDRWAGKYQPSADQVMAKVARRFGKNSGAIIFSGMGNDGSSSCHYMKGCGGLIWAQSPSSCAVDSMPVSALGTGAVSYLGSPEQLARQFAERRHPKAACM encoded by the coding sequence GTGCAGGCCCTGACATTTGGGCTGCTGGCCGAAACATCCGCCCAACTTGAAGACTTGACCGATTTGGTAAAGCGTTCCGGTCACGATATTGCTTTGTCCATTAAAGCCAGCAGTGGTTGCCTGGACAAGGTTCGGAATGTCGACGCTTGGGTTGTGCGTTTGGATTTACAGCATGACAAGTCAGAACATCTGATGGAAATTTTGGAATCTTTCGACGTGCCAGTCATTTATGACGATATCGAGAGTTACAACGAGCTGGGTGTTATTGAGCGAGTCACGCGGTTTTCAAGCAAAATACAATTGTGTGCCGGTACCTCAGCGCCACAAGGCTTGAGCAAACCGCGTGAAATTTGGGTGTTAGCAGCATCGACGGGTGGCCCGGAGGCTGTCGGCCGTTTCCTGAAGCATATTCCTGAGCATATGGATGGCGTTGCTTTTTTGTATGTACAGCATATCAATCCAGAAATTACACGTACATTGCAGAAAGCCTTACTACGCAATACTTGCTGGGCTGTTCTCGAATGCGAGCGTTCCCAGACAATGGTGGAAAAATGCATATACCTGGTGTCACCAGCGCATCAAATTGATCTCTACGAAACTAGAGTGATAGCCCCCATACCCGATCGCTGGGCAGGAAAATATCAGCCCTCTGCCGACCAAGTGATGGCCAAGGTTGCCAGAAGGTTTGGTAAAAATAGCGGCGCGATTATATTTTCCGGCATGGGCAACGATGGCTCTAGCAGCTGCCATTATATGAAAGGTTGTGGCGGTTTGATTTGGGCGCAGTCTCCATCAAGCTGCGCAGTAGATTCCATGCCTGTTTCAGCCTTGGGAACCGGAGCGGTGAGCTATCTTGGGTCGCCAGAGCAGCTGGCACGACAATTCGCAGAACGTCGACATCCGAAAGCAGCCTGCATGTAA